In Streptomyces caniferus, one DNA window encodes the following:
- a CDS encoding glycogen debranching N-terminal domain-containing protein produces MALPALAVSPASGQLTGHGMEGFYRDGLRVLARCELRVAGDEPLVVQGRLTGADRARFIGTIRRAGERGPDPEIHVQRLRSADGTEQITFHSSATRPVPLAVEIWLGTDLAELGAIAVGLPGSDLRATVHGAGLRWSGSGVHAVVTATPSPEDALASAGLLRWELELPPGGHRTIELRTALEYEPGGPGSPSGCRRPLDARIPAPRTGAAAPRTRNDRPPRPWTAARLECDDRRADALLASSLDDLHGLVLRDPVATADMYVAGGFPWRCGLAPVEALWTARMLLPLGTKLAAGTLRALARSQQAVPGADFGRIPGALRDSGPHSPPSCTGIEATLLFPAVLAEARRWGLPQQETERLLPAAQRCLTWLRRVTDPPEGARGGYVPDPVPGGPYRCETQAHAHRAALLGADLLDAFGSSGAAALRDWAADLRTRFRRDFWLEDPAGGRPAAQLTADGRPVPHLGSTTAHLLDTGLLGGGILAPGLLDAAQTDQLAGLLAGPAMDSGWGLRGLSSKESGYNPFGHRSGAVRVHETAVAAAGLAAAGHPQAADSLTRGVLDAADSFGYRLPEMYAGEQRTAGGVPVPHPAACRPAAVAAGGAVHILVALAGLRPDVPAGTVSVRPLGTAPLGAMQLTGLCVAEQPFDVRISRLGMGMVETAAEGLQLGS; encoded by the coding sequence GTGGCCCTCCCGGCATTAGCCGTCTCCCCGGCGTCGGGGCAGCTGACCGGCCACGGCATGGAAGGCTTCTACCGCGACGGCCTACGGGTCCTGGCCCGCTGCGAACTGCGGGTCGCGGGCGACGAACCGCTCGTCGTCCAGGGCCGGTTGACCGGCGCGGACCGGGCCCGGTTCATCGGGACGATCCGCAGGGCCGGAGAGCGGGGGCCCGACCCGGAGATCCACGTGCAACGGCTGCGATCCGCCGACGGCACCGAGCAGATCACGTTCCACAGCAGCGCCACGAGGCCCGTCCCGTTGGCGGTCGAGATCTGGCTGGGCACGGACCTCGCGGAGCTGGGAGCCATCGCCGTCGGCCTCCCGGGCTCCGACCTGCGGGCCACCGTCCACGGCGCCGGGCTCCGCTGGTCCGGGTCCGGCGTGCACGCGGTGGTGACCGCGACGCCCTCGCCCGAGGACGCGCTGGCCTCGGCGGGGCTGCTGCGCTGGGAACTCGAGCTGCCGCCCGGCGGCCACCGCACCATCGAGCTGCGCACCGCACTGGAATACGAGCCGGGTGGACCGGGCAGCCCCTCGGGGTGCCGCCGTCCCCTGGACGCCCGCATCCCCGCCCCGCGGACCGGAGCTGCCGCCCCGCGGACACGCAACGACCGGCCACCGCGTCCCTGGACGGCGGCGCGGCTGGAGTGCGACGACCGTCGGGCCGACGCCCTCCTGGCGAGCAGCCTCGACGACCTCCACGGCCTGGTGCTGCGGGATCCGGTCGCCACTGCGGACATGTATGTCGCCGGCGGTTTCCCTTGGCGTTGCGGACTCGCACCCGTCGAGGCGCTGTGGACCGCCCGGATGCTGCTGCCCCTGGGCACAAAGCTCGCCGCGGGCACGCTGCGCGCGCTCGCGCGTAGCCAACAAGCCGTGCCAGGGGCAGATTTCGGCCGAATTCCCGGCGCTCTGCGGGACTCCGGGCCGCACTCACCGCCGAGCTGCACCGGAATCGAGGCAACCCTTCTGTTCCCCGCCGTTCTTGCGGAGGCCCGCCGCTGGGGCCTGCCCCAGCAGGAGACGGAGCGGCTGCTGCCCGCCGCGCAGCGCTGCCTGACGTGGCTGAGGAGGGTCACCGATCCGCCGGAAGGGGCCCGCGGCGGATACGTCCCCGATCCGGTGCCGGGCGGACCGTACCGCTGCGAGACCCAGGCCCATGCCCATCGCGCCGCTCTCCTGGGCGCCGACCTCCTCGATGCCTTCGGCTCATCCGGCGCGGCGGCGCTGCGGGACTGGGCGGCCGACCTGCGTACCCGGTTCCGCAGGGACTTCTGGCTGGAGGACCCGGCCGGCGGCCGCCCCGCCGCGCAGCTCACCGCAGACGGCCGACCCGTCCCGCACCTCGGCTCCACCACCGCCCACCTCCTGGACACCGGACTGCTCGGCGGCGGGATCCTGGCCCCCGGCCTGCTGGACGCGGCACAGACCGACCAGCTGGCCGGGCTGCTGGCCGGTCCGGCCATGGACTCCGGGTGGGGCCTGCGCGGGCTGAGCAGTAAGGAGAGCGGCTACAACCCCTTCGGCCACCGCAGCGGCGCGGTCCGCGTACACGAGACCGCGGTCGCCGCCGCCGGCCTGGCCGCGGCCGGCCACCCGCAGGCAGCCGACAGCCTGACCAGGGGCGTTCTCGACGCCGCGGACAGCTTCGGGTACCGCCTCCCGGAGATGTACGCGGGCGAGCAGCGCACCGCCGGCGGCGTCCCCGTACCGCATCCGGCGGCCTGCCGCCCCGCGGCCGTGGCGGCGGGCGGCGCGGTGCACATACTCGTCGCCCTCGCGGGCCTGCGTCCCGACGTTCCCGCCGGAACGGTGTCCGTGCGGCCGCTCGGCACCGCCCCGCTCGGCGCGATGCAGCTCACCGGCCTCTGTGTCGCGGAGCAGCCGTTCGACGTACGAATCAGCAGGCTCGGCATGGGGATGGTGGAGACGGCGGCGGAGGGTCTGCAACTGGGTTCGTGA
- a CDS encoding RecQ family ATP-dependent DNA helicase, which translates to MSNEDLRAAADAVLTRLVGDPGGEARLREDQWRAIEALVADHRRALVVQRTGWGKSAVYFVATALLRERGSGPTVIVSPLLALMRNQVEAAARAGIRARTINSANTEEWDTVQAEVAAGEVDVLLVSPERLNNPDFRDQVLPKLAAATGLLVVDEAHCISDWGHDFRPDYRRLRTMLADLPPGVPVLATTATANARVTADVAEQLGTGGGSTEALVLRGPLDRESLSLGVLPLPDAAHRLAWLADHLHELPGSGIIYTLTVAAAEEVTAFLRHRGHTVSSYTGKTENADRQQAEDDLLANRVKALVATSALGMGFDKPDLGFVVHMGSPSSPIAYYQQVGRAGRGVEHAEVLLLPGREDEAIWKYFASLAFPPEEQVRRTLDVLAAAGRPVSLPALEPQVELRRSRLEIMLKVLDVDGAVQRVKGGWTSTGRPWSYDAERYAWVTRQREAEQQAMREYATTTGCRMEFLRRQLDDEAAVACGRCDNCAGARFTTEVSAAALEGARGELGRPGVEVEPRRMWPTGLPAVGVDLKGRIPAGELAATGRALGRLSDIGWGNRLRPMLAPQAPDGPVPDDVAAAVVTVLADWAKGPGGWASGAADAPARPVGVVALSSRSRPQLIRSLAERIAAVGRMPFLGAVTSVDDGADGRIPRSNSAQRLRALDGSLGVPPELAQALESAGGPVLLVDDYADTGWTLAVAARLLRRAGAAEVFPLVLAVQG; encoded by the coding sequence ATGAGCAACGAAGATCTGCGTGCCGCAGCCGATGCCGTCCTGACCCGCCTCGTCGGGGATCCCGGCGGCGAGGCCAGGCTGCGCGAGGATCAGTGGCGGGCGATCGAGGCGCTGGTCGCCGACCACCGCCGCGCGCTGGTCGTACAGCGCACGGGCTGGGGCAAGTCCGCGGTCTATTTCGTCGCGACGGCGCTGCTGCGTGAGCGCGGCAGCGGACCGACCGTGATCGTCTCCCCGCTGCTCGCGCTGATGCGCAATCAGGTCGAGGCCGCCGCGCGGGCCGGGATCCGCGCCCGCACGATCAACTCCGCCAACACCGAGGAGTGGGACACCGTCCAGGCCGAGGTGGCGGCCGGCGAGGTGGACGTCCTGCTGGTCAGCCCCGAGCGCCTCAACAACCCGGACTTCCGCGACCAGGTGCTGCCCAAGCTCGCGGCGGCGACCGGTCTGCTGGTGGTCGACGAAGCGCACTGCATCTCCGACTGGGGCCATGATTTCCGGCCGGACTACCGACGGCTGCGCACCATGCTCGCCGATCTCCCGCCCGGTGTGCCCGTGCTCGCCACCACGGCCACGGCCAACGCGCGGGTGACCGCCGATGTCGCCGAACAGCTCGGCACGGGCGGGGGCTCCACCGAGGCACTGGTGCTGCGCGGGCCGCTGGACCGGGAGAGCCTGAGCCTGGGCGTCCTCCCGCTGCCGGACGCCGCGCACCGGCTCGCCTGGCTCGCGGACCATCTGCACGAGCTGCCGGGCTCGGGGATCATCTATACGCTCACCGTTGCCGCAGCCGAGGAGGTCACGGCCTTCCTGCGTCATCGGGGGCACACGGTCTCCTCGTACACCGGCAAGACGGAGAACGCCGACCGCCAGCAGGCCGAGGACGATCTGCTCGCCAATCGCGTCAAGGCGCTGGTGGCGACCTCGGCGCTGGGCATGGGCTTCGACAAGCCCGACCTGGGTTTCGTGGTGCACATGGGTTCGCCGTCGTCCCCCATCGCGTACTACCAGCAGGTGGGCCGGGCCGGCCGTGGGGTCGAGCACGCCGAGGTGCTGTTGCTGCCCGGGCGGGAGGACGAGGCGATCTGGAAGTACTTCGCCTCGCTGGCCTTCCCGCCCGAGGAGCAGGTGCGGCGGACGCTGGACGTCCTGGCGGCCGCCGGCCGGCCGGTGTCCCTGCCGGCCCTGGAGCCGCAGGTCGAACTGCGCCGCTCACGCCTGGAGATCATGCTCAAGGTGCTCGATGTGGACGGCGCCGTACAGCGCGTCAAGGGTGGCTGGACCTCCACCGGCCGCCCGTGGTCGTACGACGCCGAGCGTTATGCGTGGGTGACGCGCCAGCGCGAGGCCGAGCAGCAGGCGATGCGGGAGTACGCCACCACGACGGGCTGCCGCATGGAGTTCCTGCGACGGCAGCTGGACGACGAGGCGGCCGTGGCGTGCGGGCGCTGCGACAACTGTGCCGGGGCGCGGTTCACCACCGAGGTGTCCGCCGCAGCGCTGGAGGGGGCGCGCGGTGAGCTGGGACGGCCCGGGGTGGAAGTGGAGCCGCGGCGGATGTGGCCGACGGGCCTGCCGGCCGTCGGTGTCGACCTCAAGGGGCGTATCCCGGCAGGTGAGCTGGCCGCGACCGGCCGCGCACTGGGCCGGCTCTCCGATATCGGGTGGGGCAACCGGCTGCGCCCGATGCTCGCCCCGCAGGCCCCGGACGGCCCGGTCCCCGACGATGTCGCGGCCGCGGTGGTCACCGTGCTCGCCGACTGGGCCAAGGGCCCCGGTGGTTGGGCCTCGGGGGCGGCGGACGCACCGGCCCGCCCGGTGGGCGTCGTCGCGCTCTCCTCGCGCAGCCGCCCGCAGCTGATCCGGTCGCTGGCCGAGCGGATCGCCGCAGTCGGCCGCATGCCGTTCCTGGGCGCGGTGACCTCGGTGGACGACGGTGCCGACGGCAGGATTCCGCGCAGCAACAGTGCCCAGCGGCTCCGGGCTCTGGACGGTTCGCTGGGCGTACCACCCGAGCTGGCGCAGGCGTTGGAGTCGGCGGGCGGTCCGGTGCTGCTGGTGGACGACTACGCCGATACCGGCTGGACGCTGGCCGTGGCCGCCCGGCTGCTGCGCCGGGCGGGGGCAGCGGAGGTGTTTCCGCTGGTCCTCGCCGTACAGGGCTAG
- a CDS encoding DUF4192 domain-containing protein, which yields MNPHSEPSKHTGDIHSTPSAANPAAENPSHTSRTPHAPKPSVPADPPSASATSGPTAAADPTDATETSSPPGPAEFSNTSIPSDPTVPLAPSNLTASTAPPPSHPSHSSASSDATKAPSPEAQVTLRGPAELADALPYLMGFYPDDSVVMVALNGERGRFGGRVRLGIPTDTAQWPDVADQLAECLISAGQERDARPAAIIVYLCQEPAAGESGKDVKDRLRPLAQRLRTACGALDVPVLEALCLSNGRFWSYCCPDFRCCPAEGTPMAMPGTSVMAAAAAYAGMQVRGSLKEMEARLAIRTGPRAAEQEKALDAAAGALVPRMLRGEAAVAVRRDTLDLAGAMIHRFRQDTPSGSNRARDACDDALITDAEAADLILGLQDRVTRDRAAEWMDGSAAAPALRLWRALARRCAGGYAEHAVAPLTLAGWVSWSTEDGPSARVALSRALAIDPDYTFAQLLHRAINEGLDPEPLRRCLREQHREAVSEAEPAAPAATKTPQPTKRPGPSRPAPAARPRGPRGGTGPGTRTTDGRGRRRAGRDGDRSRR from the coding sequence ATGAATCCGCACAGCGAACCGAGCAAGCACACCGGCGACATCCACTCGACCCCCTCGGCCGCGAACCCCGCCGCCGAGAACCCCTCGCATACGTCTCGCACTCCCCACGCGCCGAAGCCATCGGTCCCCGCCGACCCGCCCAGCGCATCCGCAACCTCCGGCCCCACGGCAGCCGCCGACCCGACCGACGCCACCGAAACGTCCAGCCCGCCCGGCCCCGCCGAGTTCAGCAACACTTCCATCCCCTCCGACCCCACCGTCCCCCTGGCCCCGTCGAACCTCACCGCTTCCACGGCACCGCCCCCGTCCCACCCCTCCCACTCCTCTGCCTCTTCCGATGCCACCAAGGCCCCGTCACCCGAGGCCCAGGTCACCCTGCGCGGCCCCGCCGAGCTCGCCGACGCCCTGCCGTACCTCATGGGCTTCTATCCGGACGACAGCGTCGTGATGGTCGCGCTGAACGGCGAGCGGGGACGCTTCGGCGGCCGGGTCAGGCTCGGTATCCCGACCGACACCGCCCAGTGGCCGGATGTCGCCGACCAGCTTGCCGAGTGCCTGATCTCCGCAGGTCAGGAGCGTGATGCCCGCCCCGCGGCGATCATCGTCTACCTCTGCCAGGAGCCGGCGGCGGGCGAGAGCGGCAAGGACGTGAAGGACCGGCTCCGCCCGCTCGCCCAGCGCCTTCGCACGGCCTGCGGCGCGCTCGACGTACCGGTCCTCGAAGCCCTCTGCCTCTCCAACGGCCGCTTCTGGTCCTACTGCTGCCCCGACTTCCGGTGCTGTCCCGCGGAGGGCACCCCCATGGCCATGCCGGGCACGTCCGTGATGGCCGCGGCAGCCGCCTACGCGGGAATGCAGGTGCGCGGCTCCCTCAAGGAGATGGAGGCCAGGCTCGCGATCCGGACCGGACCGCGAGCCGCCGAACAGGAGAAGGCGCTGGACGCGGCCGCCGGTGCGCTGGTTCCGCGCATGCTCCGGGGGGAGGCCGCGGTGGCGGTCCGCCGGGACACCCTCGACCTGGCCGGCGCCATGATCCACCGGTTCCGTCAGGACACCCCCTCGGGCAGCAACCGGGCCAGGGACGCCTGCGACGACGCGCTGATCACCGATGCCGAAGCCGCCGACCTCATCCTCGGCCTCCAGGACCGGGTCACCCGTGACCGGGCGGCGGAGTGGATGGACGGCTCCGCCGCCGCGCCGGCCCTGCGGCTCTGGCGCGCCCTCGCCCGCCGCTGCGCCGGCGGCTACGCCGAACACGCGGTGGCACCGCTCACCCTCGCCGGCTGGGTCAGCTGGTCCACCGAGGACGGACCCTCGGCGCGCGTCGCCCTCAGCCGCGCCCTGGCCATCGACCCCGACTACACCTTCGCCCAGCTGCTGCACCGCGCCATCAACGAAGGACTCGACCCGGAGCCGCTGCGCCGCTGCCTGCGCGAGCAGCACCGCGAGGCAGTGAGCGAAGCCGAGCCCGCCGCCCCTGCGGCCACGAAGACGCCGCAGCCCACGAAGCGCCCCGGGCCGAGCCGCCCCGCACCGGCCGCGCGCCCCCGCGGACCGCGCGGTGGCACGGGCCCCGGTACCCGTACGACCGATGGGCGTGGCAGGCGTCGGGCCGGCCGGGACGGCGACCGGAGCCGACGGTGA
- a CDS encoding NUDIX hydrolase, whose product MPPYDPSAFPPFAVTVDLVVLTVRRHALCALAVRRGEPPFQGRWALPGGFVRADEDLEAAAGRELAEETGLHAQSPAGSSPVYGAHLEQLATYGDPKRDPRMRVVSVAHLVLAPDLPAPTPGGDAHSARWAPVETLLEQDDSLAREGELAAPLAFDHARILADGVERARSKIEYSSLATAFCPPEFTVGELRRVYEAVWGVALDPRNFHRKVTGTPGFLVPTGGTTTRQGGRPAQLFRAGGATLLNPPMLRPEV is encoded by the coding sequence ATGCCTCCCTACGACCCGTCGGCCTTCCCGCCCTTCGCCGTTACTGTCGACCTGGTCGTGCTCACCGTGCGGCGCCACGCCCTGTGCGCGCTGGCCGTGCGCCGCGGTGAGCCGCCGTTCCAGGGTCGCTGGGCCCTGCCCGGTGGATTCGTCCGGGCCGACGAGGACCTCGAGGCCGCGGCCGGCCGGGAGCTCGCCGAGGAGACCGGTCTGCACGCGCAGTCCCCGGCGGGCTCGTCCCCCGTGTACGGCGCGCACCTCGAACAGCTCGCCACGTACGGCGATCCCAAGCGGGACCCCCGGATGCGGGTCGTCAGCGTCGCCCACCTGGTACTCGCCCCCGACCTGCCCGCGCCGACGCCCGGTGGCGACGCCCACAGTGCGCGCTGGGCACCCGTGGAGACCCTCCTGGAGCAGGACGACTCCCTGGCCCGGGAGGGCGAGCTGGCGGCCCCGCTGGCCTTCGATCACGCCCGGATCCTCGCCGACGGAGTGGAGCGCGCCCGCTCGAAGATCGAGTACTCCTCGCTCGCCACTGCTTTCTGCCCGCCGGAGTTCACCGTGGGCGAGCTGCGCCGGGTGTACGAGGCGGTCTGGGGCGTCGCCCTGGACCCCCGGAACTTCCACCGCAAGGTCACCGGCACCCCAGGCTTCCTGGTGCCCACCGGCGGCACGACGACGCGTCAGGGCGGTCGCCCCGCACAGCTTTTCCGAGCCGGTGGGGCGACGCTGCTCAACCCGCCGATGCTGCGCCCCGAGGTCTGA
- a CDS encoding FadR/GntR family transcriptional regulator gives MLFTKDLKGVQGVADKRCVSTLAHTMMTAARPGDTGLAGPGELDRYPYANAANAANANNAAGRERAERVPQVWDGPEADIGRVGRRAAGSRGRGLHGQLVQQLGQMIVSGDLGADRPLVPEEIGQRFEVSRTVVRESLRVLEAKGLVSARPNVGTRVRPVSDWNLLDPDIIEWRAYGPQRDDQRRELCELRWTIEPLAARLAAGHGREDIQQRLADMVEIMGHSAAQGDTMTFSRADAEFHSLLLQLAGNRMLEHLSGIVSAALHVSGGPGGGCERPVENSVGQHMRVVDAIGSGDATAAESAMRQLLAAHGEVGGQGSGTPVDHVVPAPREH, from the coding sequence GTGCTTTTCACCAAAGACCTCAAGGGTGTTCAGGGTGTCGCCGACAAAAGATGCGTGAGTACCCTTGCGCACACCATGATGACCGCGGCTCGCCCCGGCGACACCGGCCTCGCAGGCCCGGGCGAGCTTGACCGCTACCCCTACGCGAACGCCGCCAACGCCGCGAACGCCAACAACGCAGCCGGCCGTGAACGTGCCGAGCGCGTTCCGCAGGTCTGGGACGGCCCCGAGGCCGACATCGGCCGGGTCGGCCGTCGCGCGGCCGGCAGCCGCGGCCGCGGCCTGCACGGCCAACTCGTCCAGCAGCTCGGCCAGATGATCGTCTCCGGGGATCTCGGTGCCGACCGCCCGCTCGTCCCCGAGGAGATCGGCCAGCGCTTCGAGGTCTCCCGCACCGTCGTCCGCGAGTCGCTGCGAGTGCTCGAGGCCAAGGGCCTCGTCAGCGCTCGCCCGAACGTGGGCACCCGAGTGCGTCCGGTCAGCGACTGGAACCTCCTCGACCCCGACATCATCGAGTGGCGGGCCTACGGGCCCCAGCGCGACGACCAGCGCCGTGAGCTCTGCGAGCTGCGCTGGACGATCGAGCCCCTCGCCGCCCGGCTCGCCGCCGGCCACGGCCGTGAGGACATCCAGCAGCGGCTGGCCGACATGGTCGAGATCATGGGTCACTCCGCGGCCCAGGGCGACACCATGACCTTCTCCCGCGCCGACGCCGAGTTCCACTCGCTGCTGCTGCAGCTCGCCGGCAACCGCATGCTCGAACACCTCTCGGGCATCGTCTCCGCCGCGCTGCACGTCTCCGGCGGCCCCGGCGGCGGCTGCGAGCGGCCGGTCGAGAACTCCGTGGGCCAGCACATGCGGGTCGTCGACGCCATCGGCTCCGGCGACGCCACGGCAGCCGAGTCCGCCATGCGCCAGCTCCTCGCCGCCCATGGTGAGGTCGGCGGCCAGGGCTCCGGGACGCCCGTGGACCACGTCGTCCCCGCGCCCCGCGAGCACTGA